The Hydrogenobacter hydrogenophilus genome has a window encoding:
- a CDS encoding SIR2 family NAD-dependent protein deacylase, translating into MKLAVLTGAGISAESGVPTFRGSSGLWKTFKPEELATPEAFKNDPKLVWEWYDWRRAIINKAEPNKGHLLIAKLEDLFEDFLLITQNVDGLHQKAGSKKVVELHGNIWRVLCTACGRRYYDYRVPLEEIPPRCKHCKGLLRPDVVWFGESLPQEEWETAIKFVKSCSILLVVGTSGVVYPAAQLPLLAKQGGAKLVEINPEDTPISEIADIMIKKKASEGIEEFIKLL; encoded by the coding sequence ATGAAGTTGGCTGTTCTTACTGGTGCGGGTATTTCCGCAGAAAGTGGTGTTCCCACCTTTAGAGGTTCTTCTGGCCTTTGGAAAACCTTTAAACCTGAAGAGTTAGCAACGCCTGAAGCTTTTAAAAATGATCCTAAGTTGGTTTGGGAATGGTACGATTGGAGAAGAGCTATCATTAACAAAGCGGAGCCCAACAAAGGACATCTCCTTATAGCTAAGTTAGAAGACCTCTTTGAGGATTTTCTTCTCATAACCCAAAATGTGGATGGACTGCACCAAAAAGCGGGTTCAAAAAAAGTAGTTGAGCTTCACGGTAATATATGGCGTGTATTGTGTACAGCTTGTGGTAGAAGGTATTACGACTACAGAGTGCCCTTAGAGGAGATCCCACCAAGATGCAAACATTGTAAAGGATTGCTAAGACCAGATGTAGTATGGTTTGGTGAGAGCCTACCCCAAGAAGAATGGGAAACAGCCATAAAGTTCGTAAAATCCTGTTCCATTCTTTTGGTTGTTGGCACATCTGGAGTTGTTTATCCTGCAGCACAGCTTCCCCTTTTGGCAAAACAGGGGGGAGCCAAGCTGGTAGAGATAAACCCAGAGGACACACCTATATCAGAAATAGCAGACATAATGATAAAAAAGAAAGCCTCGGAAGGCATAGAAGAGTTTATTAAGCTCCTCTAA
- a CDS encoding ferredoxin reductase, with translation MIEKKPILEFQAPIVEIITETPSTKTLVFDIRGTNFDFYPGQYVMLEVPYPPTGELLKRAYSIANSPLQKDRLELTVKKTPNGKASVILTEHVKVGDTFKIKGPYGKFVWLPEMSDRIVLISAGSGIVPLMCILRYIVSAKLYHVKATLLYSNTSYEEIIYREELERMKNYPNIKVVHTLTRSVPEGWKGYTGRINPDMILKEVQDIPLNLYYLCGPPKFVDDITSMLLELGVDKERIKKEKYD, from the coding sequence ATGATTGAGAAAAAACCCATACTTGAGTTTCAGGCACCCATTGTGGAGATCATAACAGAAACACCAAGTACCAAAACACTGGTATTTGACATAAGGGGTACAAACTTTGACTTCTATCCAGGGCAGTATGTAATGTTAGAAGTCCCTTATCCTCCTACCGGAGAACTGCTCAAAAGGGCATACTCCATAGCTAACTCTCCCTTACAAAAAGATCGCCTTGAACTAACCGTAAAGAAAACTCCTAACGGTAAAGCATCAGTTATACTGACAGAGCATGTTAAGGTGGGCGATACCTTTAAGATAAAGGGTCCTTACGGAAAGTTTGTATGGCTCCCTGAGATGTCTGACAGAATAGTCCTCATATCCGCAGGAAGCGGTATAGTTCCTCTTATGTGCATACTCAGGTATATAGTTTCCGCAAAACTTTATCATGTAAAAGCCACTTTGCTTTATTCCAATACATCTTACGAGGAAATCATATACAGAGAAGAGTTAGAACGCATGAAAAATTATCCTAACATAAAGGTAGTACACACTCTCACACGCTCTGTGCCAGAAGGTTGGAAGGGTTATACTGGTAGGATAAACCCTGATATGATCCTCAAAGAAGTTCAGGACATACCCTTAAACCTCTATTACTTGTGTGGTCCTCCCAAGTTTGTTGATGATATAACTTCTATGCTCTTAGAGTTGGGTGTTGATAAGGAAAGGATAAAAAAGGAAAAGTACGACTGA
- a CDS encoding tetratricopeptide repeat protein: MRYYLIRIVPLVLALLVVMGGFWGLKWWKDKKLSELSYQEYEIRRAIQSGDYKRADELIKKIQADDSPYKPLVLSYRLYLEKEEGIKVDEVQILQDLISSLKDKDIVPLYKERLAYAYYLVGNNQKALELLNNIGKDSFNYYSAQILKGMVLEKMGKKDQAKEVYTQVEKLAKGTYFGNLAGALLMEER; encoded by the coding sequence ATGAGATATTATCTCATAAGGATAGTGCCGTTAGTTTTAGCTCTGCTTGTTGTGATGGGGGGTTTTTGGGGGTTAAAGTGGTGGAAGGACAAAAAGCTTTCAGAACTTTCCTATCAAGAGTACGAGATAAGGCGCGCCATACAATCTGGAGACTACAAGCGAGCAGATGAGCTCATAAAAAAGATCCAAGCGGATGACTCTCCTTATAAACCCCTCGTGCTTTCTTACAGGCTTTACTTAGAGAAAGAAGAAGGCATTAAAGTAGATGAGGTTCAGATTCTTCAGGACCTGATAAGTTCCCTCAAAGATAAGGATATTGTGCCTTTATACAAAGAGAGACTGGCTTATGCTTACTACCTTGTAGGAAACAACCAAAAAGCTCTTGAGCTTCTAAATAACATCGGTAAGGACAGTTTCAATTATTACTCCGCACAGATTCTCAAGGGTATGGTATTAGAAAAGATGGGAAAAAAGGATCAGGCTAAAGAGGTCTACACACAGGTGGAGAAGTTAGCTAAAGGCACTTACTTTGGAAACCTCGCAGGAGCTCTTCTGATGGAGGAAAGATAG
- the glyS gene encoding glycine--tRNA ligase subunit beta: protein MDLLIEIGTEELPAKVINPLSEYLKEAVGDVLGRKDAKTYATPRRIALYYKDFENISTTHEELLIGPPLSAAYDQEGRPTKALLGFLQRTQASHEDVITIQKGTAQYVAVKKVQEGKKPLDLLVEKFEGILLSAPLPKSMRWDKTHVRFSRPVRWICALYGEQVVPLRFGSVQAGRKTKGHRFLSQGWIELRSASEYEEKLKEHYVVPDFKERWGMILSFLKEESYALGGVAEYPEGLDQEVANLVEFPFAVVGTFDEKYLQLPQKVIVTVLAHHQRFFCVKKQDKLLPNFIAISGNLPKDSLIVKGYEKVVKARLEDALFFYKEDQKVRLEDLVEKLSQVVFHPKAGSMLEKTQRLITLSEEIGKALNLDENTLKKLRRASYLSKADLLTHMVREFDELQGYMGYVYALLQGEDQETALAIYEHYFPKSPSDPLPSGTVGKVLSLADKIDNLVILIRAGEIPSGSSDPYGLRRYAYAVFSIIEDTQWDLNLRELIEKTYGGVDNTLEEFLRNRLEAYLEPYGYDVARAVLEVHDPLKPLKSINTAKRIASLKEEQKFKDVVSTYRRVVKILPKDWGDNMVDERALKEEEEKDLWEKLKGLRVEDVLDLQPLKEYIDNFFDKVLVMDKDEWIRRNRLALLLNVKQLFNKFADFEKLVYEEV, encoded by the coding sequence ATGGATCTGCTTATAGAGATAGGCACAGAAGAGCTCCCTGCTAAGGTGATAAATCCCCTTTCGGAATATCTTAAAGAGGCGGTAGGAGATGTTTTAGGAAGAAAGGACGCAAAAACTTACGCAACTCCCAGAAGGATAGCTCTCTATTACAAAGACTTTGAAAACATTAGCACAACGCACGAAGAACTACTTATAGGACCACCACTGAGCGCAGCTTACGACCAAGAGGGAAGACCTACAAAGGCTCTCTTAGGCTTTCTTCAGAGAACCCAAGCTTCCCATGAGGATGTGATAACTATCCAAAAAGGCACAGCCCAGTATGTTGCGGTAAAGAAAGTCCAAGAGGGTAAAAAGCCCCTTGACCTTCTTGTAGAAAAGTTTGAAGGTATTCTCCTTTCCGCACCACTACCAAAGAGTATGCGCTGGGACAAGACACATGTGAGGTTTTCAAGACCAGTAAGGTGGATATGTGCCCTTTACGGTGAGCAGGTAGTTCCTCTGCGTTTCGGTAGTGTTCAGGCAGGAAGGAAAACAAAGGGACACAGGTTTCTATCACAAGGATGGATAGAGTTAAGGTCTGCTTCTGAATACGAAGAGAAACTCAAAGAGCATTATGTAGTACCTGACTTTAAAGAGAGATGGGGTATGATCTTGAGCTTTCTAAAAGAAGAGAGCTACGCTTTGGGTGGTGTTGCTGAGTATCCAGAGGGACTTGACCAAGAGGTAGCAAACCTTGTGGAGTTTCCCTTTGCGGTAGTAGGTACTTTTGACGAAAAGTACCTTCAACTTCCTCAAAAGGTTATAGTCACAGTACTTGCCCATCACCAGAGGTTTTTTTGCGTGAAAAAACAGGACAAGCTCCTTCCCAACTTTATAGCCATAAGCGGGAATCTTCCCAAAGATAGCCTTATAGTCAAAGGCTACGAAAAGGTGGTAAAGGCAAGGTTAGAGGACGCCCTCTTTTTCTACAAAGAAGACCAAAAGGTAAGACTTGAGGACCTTGTGGAAAAACTCTCCCAAGTAGTTTTCCATCCAAAAGCGGGTAGTATGTTAGAAAAGACCCAAAGACTTATAACTCTTTCAGAAGAAATAGGAAAGGCTTTAAACTTAGACGAAAACACTCTTAAAAAGCTAAGAAGAGCAAGCTACCTTTCAAAAGCGGACCTTCTTACCCACATGGTAAGGGAGTTTGACGAACTTCAGGGATACATGGGATATGTGTATGCCCTTCTTCAGGGTGAAGACCAAGAGACAGCTCTTGCCATATACGAGCATTACTTTCCCAAGTCTCCCTCTGACCCTCTGCCATCAGGGACAGTAGGCAAAGTGCTCTCCCTTGCGGACAAAATAGATAACCTTGTGATACTGATAAGAGCAGGTGAGATTCCTTCTGGTAGTTCTGATCCCTACGGTCTTAGAAGATACGCTTATGCGGTATTTTCTATAATTGAAGACACCCAGTGGGATCTAAATTTGAGAGAGTTGATAGAAAAGACCTACGGTGGTGTAGATAATACATTGGAGGAATTTTTGAGAAACAGGCTTGAGGCTTACCTTGAACCTTACGGGTATGATGTGGCAAGAGCTGTGCTTGAGGTACATGACCCTTTGAAACCACTTAAAAGTATAAATACCGCCAAAAGGATTGCCAGTTTGAAAGAGGAGCAAAAATTTAAAGATGTAGTAAGCACATACAGGAGGGTGGTGAAGATCCTTCCTAAGGACTGGGGGGACAACATGGTAGATGAAAGGGCTCTCAAAGAAGAGGAGGAAAAAGACCTTTGGGAAAAGCTAAAGGGACTGAGGGTAGAAGATGTTCTTGATCTTCAGCCTTTGAAAGAGTACATAGACAACTTCTTTGACAAGGTGCTCGTTATGGATAAAGACGAGTGGATAAGAAGGAACAGATTAGCTTTGCTTTTAAATGTAAAACAACTTTTCAATAAATTTGCAGACTTTGAAAAATTGGTGTACGAGGAGGTATAA
- the ppsA gene encoding pyruvate, water dikinase: MAERYLVWLDEVGIEDIPLVGGKNASLGEMIKNLSSLGINIPYGFVVTSEAYYEFLRYNKLEEEIKKILKGLDTKNIEDLAKRGHQVRELIRGGEFPSHIEELIKEYYAKLSEKYGSFAVDVAVRSSATAEDLPHASFAGQQETYLNVVGAENVLTAIKNGFASLFTDRAISYRESFGFDHFKVGVAMGVQKMVRSDMGASGVMFTLDTESGFKNVVVINAAYGLGELIVQGAITPDEYMVFKPTLQAGYSAIIEKKLGRKDRKMVYGVGGERTKIVNVPISEQKQFALTDDEILKLAKWGILIEEHYSKKNGRWTPMDIEWAKDGILNELFVVQARPETVHSRKEERVLKVYKFVEPIEEREKKRLVYGIAVGDKIAVGKVRVIYDLKDAGKFQEGEVLVTDITDPDWEPIMKKASAIITNRGGRTAHAAIVARELGIPAVVGTHKATEILKSGMEVTVSCAEGEIGYVYDGHIPFEVEEINLEHLPRPKTKIMMNVGNPESAFKYSFIPNDGVGLAREEFIIANYIKIHPLALIHYEELKELYLKLEKEGLIDEKGYCLMSAIQNNARGELAEKLVKGRDKKAIPLRRIIEDIENLTFGYEDKAQYFVKKLSYGIAKISAAFYPNPVIVRFSDFKSNEYRGLIGGELFEPEEENPMLGWRGASRYYSDTYKPAFGLECQAILRVRNKMGLTNTKVMVPFCRTPEEGQRVLKVMEEFKLRKGDNGLEVYVMAELPSNVLLADKFAEIFDGFSIGSNDLTQLTLGLDRDSALVAHLYDERNEAVKRLISQLIKVAKEKGKKVGICGQGPSDFPEFAVFLVEEGIDSISLNPDSVLKTMLVVSKAEEKLRGVVK; this comes from the coding sequence ATGGCTGAACGCTACTTAGTTTGGCTTGACGAGGTGGGTATAGAGGACATACCCTTAGTAGGTGGCAAAAACGCATCCTTGGGCGAGATGATAAAGAATTTATCCTCTCTGGGAATAAACATACCTTACGGCTTTGTAGTGACATCAGAAGCTTATTACGAGTTTTTGCGTTATAACAAGCTGGAGGAGGAGATAAAGAAGATTTTAAAAGGGCTCGATACAAAAAACATAGAGGACTTGGCTAAAAGAGGTCATCAGGTACGAGAGCTTATAAGAGGTGGGGAGTTTCCTTCACATATAGAGGAACTTATAAAGGAATACTACGCTAAGCTTTCAGAAAAATACGGCTCTTTTGCGGTAGATGTGGCAGTACGCTCTTCTGCAACCGCAGAAGACCTGCCTCACGCCTCCTTTGCGGGTCAGCAAGAGACCTATCTAAATGTAGTAGGTGCGGAAAATGTACTGACTGCCATAAAGAACGGCTTTGCTTCTCTATTTACAGACAGAGCTATATCTTACAGGGAGTCTTTCGGTTTTGATCACTTCAAAGTAGGCGTGGCTATGGGCGTGCAAAAGATGGTAAGATCAGACATGGGAGCCTCGGGTGTTATGTTCACCCTTGACACCGAGTCTGGCTTTAAGAATGTAGTGGTGATAAACGCTGCCTACGGACTTGGTGAGCTTATAGTTCAAGGAGCTATAACACCTGACGAATACATGGTTTTTAAACCCACCCTTCAAGCAGGCTACTCAGCAATAATAGAAAAAAAGCTTGGGCGTAAAGACAGAAAAATGGTCTACGGTGTAGGTGGGGAGAGAACAAAAATAGTCAATGTACCCATATCAGAACAAAAGCAGTTTGCACTAACAGATGACGAGATCCTAAAACTCGCCAAGTGGGGAATACTTATAGAAGAACATTACTCGAAGAAAAACGGAAGATGGACACCTATGGACATAGAGTGGGCAAAGGATGGCATTCTAAACGAGCTTTTTGTAGTTCAGGCAAGACCAGAAACGGTGCATTCAAGGAAGGAAGAGAGGGTACTCAAAGTTTATAAGTTTGTAGAGCCCATAGAAGAAAGGGAGAAGAAAAGACTGGTTTACGGCATAGCGGTAGGTGATAAGATAGCGGTAGGTAAGGTAAGGGTAATATACGACCTTAAGGATGCAGGCAAGTTTCAGGAAGGTGAAGTGTTAGTTACAGACATCACAGACCCAGATTGGGAACCCATAATGAAAAAAGCATCCGCCATAATAACCAACAGAGGAGGCAGAACCGCTCACGCAGCTATAGTAGCAAGAGAGCTTGGCATACCTGCAGTGGTAGGCACCCACAAAGCTACCGAAATACTAAAAAGCGGTATGGAAGTTACTGTATCCTGCGCAGAAGGTGAGATAGGATATGTGTATGATGGTCATATACCCTTTGAGGTGGAGGAAATAAACCTTGAACATCTACCAAGACCCAAGACAAAGATAATGATGAATGTAGGAAACCCAGAGTCAGCTTTTAAGTATTCCTTTATACCCAACGATGGTGTTGGACTTGCCAGAGAAGAGTTCATAATAGCCAACTACATAAAGATACATCCGTTGGCTCTTATACATTACGAGGAATTAAAAGAACTGTATTTAAAGCTTGAGAAGGAAGGGTTAATTGATGAAAAAGGCTACTGCCTAATGTCCGCTATTCAGAATAACGCCAGAGGAGAACTTGCGGAAAAGTTAGTCAAAGGTAGAGACAAAAAAGCTATACCACTAAGGAGGATCATAGAAGATATAGAAAACCTTACCTTTGGATACGAAGACAAAGCTCAGTACTTTGTGAAAAAGCTCTCTTACGGAATTGCTAAGATATCTGCAGCCTTTTATCCCAATCCTGTGATAGTGAGATTTTCTGATTTTAAGTCTAACGAGTACAGAGGGCTCATTGGTGGAGAGCTTTTTGAACCCGAGGAAGAGAACCCTATGCTCGGATGGAGGGGTGCATCAAGGTACTATTCAGACACCTACAAACCCGCCTTTGGGCTTGAGTGCCAAGCCATCCTAAGAGTGCGCAACAAGATGGGGCTTACTAACACTAAAGTTATGGTCCCTTTCTGCAGAACACCCGAAGAAGGACAGAGGGTACTCAAAGTCATGGAAGAGTTCAAGCTTAGGAAAGGGGACAACGGCTTAGAAGTTTATGTGATGGCAGAGCTTCCCAGCAATGTACTCCTTGCGGATAAGTTTGCGGAGATCTTTGACGGTTTTTCCATAGGCTCTAACGACCTTACCCAACTCACCTTAGGTTTAGACAGAGATTCCGCTTTGGTGGCGCATCTGTACGATGAGCGTAATGAAGCAGTAAAGAGACTCATATCACAGCTTATCAAGGTAGCAAAAGAGAAAGGGAAAAAAGTTGGCATATGTGGACAAGGACCATCTGACTTTCCTGAATTTGCAGTTTTCTTAGTAGAAGAAGGTATAGACAGCATATCCTTAAACCCAGACTCTGTTTTAAAGACCATGCTTGTGGTAAGTAAAGCGGAAGAGAAGCTCAGGGGGGTGGTAAAATGA
- a CDS encoding pilus assembly protein PilM has product MKLTLPKLKLPTLRKTKVSLSVQITDRVLRMLDLNEEKKPIFDLEVRWEGKSESEKLSILKTYVERYNLKDRAVISCLPVNDGLLKFYKYPATMSQKDLKHAIDWAVKRELSMIKEGTLHDYFVLEREKDAKNVVMLLVLAREEAVNNLKKLIESAGMRLKILDYEVITIINYGLYNKVAIPFSVLYIDYGYVLLVTYSPLNVAYFVTPWDYTEYLKTKDEHYLENFFAEVRNILIINDLTNIYIAGPILSEEELLTRILENLPILGLLDIEGLKPNFFIPYTLSLRGMEG; this is encoded by the coding sequence ATGAAACTAACATTACCAAAGCTAAAACTTCCCACTCTGAGAAAAACCAAGGTTTCTCTATCTGTGCAAATAACGGATAGAGTGCTCAGAATGTTAGACCTAAATGAGGAGAAAAAGCCAATTTTTGATTTAGAAGTTCGCTGGGAAGGTAAAAGCGAAAGCGAAAAACTCAGCATATTAAAAACTTATGTGGAAAGATACAACTTAAAAGACAGAGCTGTAATATCCTGCCTACCTGTTAACGACGGCCTTTTAAAGTTTTACAAATACCCTGCCACCATGAGCCAGAAAGACCTTAAACACGCCATAGATTGGGCTGTTAAAAGAGAGCTTTCTATGATAAAAGAGGGTACCCTGCACGACTACTTTGTGCTTGAAAGGGAAAAAGATGCTAAAAATGTTGTCATGCTTTTAGTGCTTGCAAGGGAAGAAGCGGTGAACAATCTGAAAAAGCTCATAGAATCCGCCGGTATGAGACTGAAAATACTTGATTACGAAGTTATAACCATAATAAACTATGGACTTTATAACAAAGTAGCTATTCCTTTCTCCGTACTTTACATAGACTACGGTTATGTTTTGCTGGTAACCTATTCGCCTTTGAATGTAGCTTACTTCGTGACACCTTGGGACTATACGGAATACCTCAAGACGAAAGACGAACACTACTTGGAAAATTTCTTTGCAGAGGTAAGAAACATCTTAATTATCAATGATCTAACTAATATCTACATAGCAGGACCCATCCTTTCTGAGGAAGAACTCCTTACGCGCATACTTGAAAACCTACCCATACTTGGTCTTCTTGATATAGAAGGTTTAAAACCTAACTTTTTTATTCCGTACACACTTAGTCTAAGAGGTATGGAGGGATGA
- a CDS encoding type 4a pilus biogenesis protein PilO, giving the protein MRKINELPQWQRVFLFVVMPIILIIFLYFLFFQPTKDEVDKLKDQKKNIQAEIENLQRSTNPKLLENLKKKEEETRRLLEEKEKELSAIVGTIPTKKDVSTILKSIGLLAKRSGLTITNVQIQPGQETLYVLQSVGNEKFVKELQPQPQQAQQQKQQEKKQQQKPEGVKYIKQNIKVSFTGTYPAVEKFMEGMSKGGVISYPSGIQLSQAEAGKLRGELDVFVLIKEEEK; this is encoded by the coding sequence ATGCGGAAAATCAATGAACTTCCCCAGTGGCAGAGAGTGTTTCTCTTTGTGGTAATGCCCATTATCCTTATCATTTTTCTTTACTTTCTATTTTTCCAACCTACAAAAGACGAAGTAGACAAACTAAAGGATCAGAAAAAGAACATACAAGCGGAGATAGAAAACTTACAGCGCTCTACAAACCCAAAGCTCCTTGAAAACCTCAAAAAGAAAGAAGAGGAAACAAGAAGACTTTTAGAAGAGAAGGAGAAAGAGCTTTCCGCCATAGTGGGAACTATACCTACAAAAAAAGATGTAAGCACTATACTCAAAAGCATAGGTCTTTTAGCAAAGAGGAGTGGACTCACCATAACTAACGTGCAGATACAACCCGGTCAGGAAACTCTTTATGTACTTCAAAGCGTAGGAAATGAAAAATTTGTTAAGGAACTTCAACCACAGCCACAACAAGCACAACAACAGAAACAACAAGAGAAAAAACAGCAACAGAAACCAGAAGGTGTGAAATACATAAAACAGAACATAAAGGTGAGCTTTACGGGAACTTACCCAGCTGTTGAAAAATTTATGGAAGGTATGTCAAAGGGTGGTGTTATATCCTACCCTTCAGGTATACAGCTATCTCAGGCAGAAGCCGGAAAACTACGCGGAGAGCTTGATGTTTTTGTTCTTATAAAGGAGGAGGAAAAATGA
- a CDS encoding type II secretion system protein GspD encodes MKKALMSMLLLLSLSLAQTIKEMKFENVKLETVLKALSQVADMNVIFDPQVSQEVSKTVSIAIYKPVPVGEAMNIILKEYGLIAVPIDKKVYRITKAGEISISLSGLDDSQIEKFVKFLKPRVSPSAEIVIDKTLKTVYIRDEERNIKKLEPILKDYAKIVEKVAPAEERITRVFYLKNISLDEAERLLSAYKKPDTVITKVQSFSALVITDSPKQMEKYQEVLKNFLTMTPAERRPITKIFYLKYISPDEFIKMIEPLRSEAGTILSGGALKVQAPIQQPQMAQSQQQQTPPSPILKEFNAVMITDYPEVIEKIRERFKDYISDSPVQVKIEARIIEIREEALRELGINWNVLLSQARVPQFWSGGAGQGANIGTPPPLGNIYVPPDTGVGVRSPIYYTPGLSPTPGGIFTFAFQKGILNALNLRLSALERISLAKNIAKPTVVTINAQKATIKQGVQIPYQTTVIAGGAQAVNIQFKDVVLQLDVTPVVSPDGRILLDINLKRDTPGQQTPQGPAINTKEASTKVVVNDGDTLVIGGIIDNQESKTNEGIPGLVRVPILKWVFGQERLQNTQSELLIFLTPVLIRE; translated from the coding sequence ATGAAAAAGGCACTTATGTCAATGCTTCTCTTGCTGAGCTTGTCTTTGGCACAAACCATAAAGGAGATGAAGTTTGAAAATGTAAAACTGGAAACAGTGCTAAAAGCTTTGTCTCAGGTTGCTGATATGAACGTCATCTTTGACCCTCAAGTATCCCAAGAAGTATCCAAAACCGTTAGCATAGCCATATACAAGCCAGTGCCTGTTGGAGAAGCTATGAACATAATACTCAAGGAGTACGGACTTATAGCAGTACCTATAGACAAGAAAGTTTATAGAATAACCAAAGCTGGAGAGATAAGTATAAGCCTTTCTGGACTTGATGACAGTCAAATAGAGAAGTTTGTAAAGTTTCTAAAGCCAAGAGTAAGCCCCTCTGCGGAAATAGTCATAGACAAAACCCTCAAGACGGTTTACATAAGAGATGAAGAACGCAACATAAAGAAGCTTGAGCCCATACTCAAGGACTATGCTAAGATAGTGGAAAAAGTAGCCCCTGCAGAAGAACGCATCACAAGAGTTTTTTATCTTAAAAACATATCCTTAGACGAAGCGGAAAGACTTTTAAGTGCCTATAAAAAGCCAGATACAGTAATCACTAAAGTGCAGAGTTTTTCAGCTCTTGTGATAACAGACAGTCCCAAGCAGATGGAAAAGTATCAGGAAGTGCTTAAAAACTTTCTCACCATGACACCTGCGGAAAGAAGACCCATAACCAAGATCTTCTATCTTAAGTACATAAGCCCGGACGAGTTCATAAAGATGATAGAACCCCTCAGGTCGGAAGCTGGCACCATATTAAGCGGTGGAGCTTTAAAGGTACAAGCACCCATACAACAGCCACAAATGGCACAATCTCAACAACAACAAACTCCTCCTTCACCCATACTCAAAGAGTTCAACGCTGTAATGATTACAGACTATCCAGAAGTTATAGAGAAGATAAGAGAAAGATTTAAAGATTACATAAGTGATTCACCCGTTCAAGTGAAGATAGAAGCAAGGATAATTGAGATAAGAGAGGAAGCCTTAAGGGAGCTGGGTATAAATTGGAATGTTTTGCTTTCTCAGGCAAGAGTACCCCAGTTTTGGAGCGGTGGGGCAGGACAAGGAGCCAATATAGGCACTCCGCCACCTCTTGGTAATATATACGTACCACCAGACACAGGAGTAGGTGTGCGCTCTCCTATATACTACACGCCAGGGCTTTCTCCCACGCCGGGTGGTATATTCACCTTTGCCTTCCAGAAGGGAATTTTAAATGCCCTAAACCTAAGACTATCCGCTCTTGAACGCATATCCTTGGCAAAAAACATAGCCAAACCTACAGTAGTGACCATCAACGCTCAAAAAGCAACCATAAAACAGGGAGTACAGATACCTTATCAAACCACTGTGATTGCAGGAGGTGCTCAAGCTGTCAACATACAGTTTAAAGATGTGGTACTTCAGCTTGATGTCACGCCGGTTGTATCACCAGACGGTAGGATACTCTTAGACATAAACCTCAAGAGGGACACACCAGGACAGCAAACTCCCCAGGGACCTGCTATAAACACCAAAGAAGCCTCCACAAAAGTGGTAGTCAACGATGGAGACACCTTAGTTATAGGAGGCATAATAGACAATCAAGAATCTAAGACTAACGAAGGGATTCCGGGTCTTGTGAGAGTGCCCATACTCAAGTGGGTCTTTGGACAGGAAAGGTTGCAAAACACCCAGTCCGAGCTTCTCATATTCCTAACTCCAGTACTTATAAGAGAATGA